From the genome of Cellvibrio japonicus Ueda107, one region includes:
- a CDS encoding type I restriction endonuclease subunit R, with translation MSKLNESAIEAFAITLLEQQGYTAIHGLDIAPDGDTPERSDYAQVLLTERLDKAIRRINPRLSEDVLLQARKDVERVQSQDLLANNEAFHRLLTEGVPVSIQQDGNERGERVWLIDFDRPENNEFAVISQFTVIENHQNKRPDLVLFVNGVPLVVIELKNAGDENASVKSAFKQIETYKALIPSLFNSNAFIVISDGLEAKAGSISSGLSRFMHWKTADGKAEASKLVSQLETLIVGMLHPKTLLDLIRHFIVFEKSSKEDPVSGLITINTVKKLAAYHQYYAVNAAVASTLRAADMDGHSMIHESPASYGLPGVSHQPKGDRKAGVVWHTQGSGKSLSMVFYTGKIVLALNNPTVLVITDRNDLDDQLFDTFASSKQLLRQEPVQAQDRNHLKELLRVASGGVVFSTIQKFQPEDGNVYEQLSTRNNIVVIADEAHRTQYGFSAKTVDEKNSSGEVIGKKVVYGFAKYLRDALPNATYLGFTGTPIEKADANTPAVFGNYVDIYDIAQAVEDGATVRIFYESRLAKVQLSEEGKKLIAELDEELGEMELNETQKAKAKWTKMEALIGSEKRIRNIAKDIVTHFEARQKVFDGKGMVVSMSRRIAAELYAEIIKLRPEWYSDDLTKGVIKVVMTAASSDGPLLAKHHTTKEQRKLLAERMKDDDDPLKLVIVRDMWLTGFDAPGMHTLYIDKPMKGHNLMQAIARVNRVHKDKPGGLVVDYLGIAADLKEALSFYSEAGGKGDPTLAQEQAVTLMLEKLEVVSALFDGFAYESYFAADTSQKLSMILAAEEHILSLDDGKKRYIKEVTELSLAYAIAIPHEQAIDVTDEVGFFQAVKARLVKFDSTEDGSGNEDVETTIRQVIDKALVSDKVIDVFDAAGIKKPDISILSEEFLAELKDYQHKNIALEVLKKILNDELKIRLKKNLVESKKLIEMLEEAIKKYHNKILTAAEVMDALISISKEITASDETAKQMGLSDFEYAFYTAVADNDSAKELMQQDTLRELAVVLTQRVRENASIDWTIKESVKAKLKVIVKRTLRQFGYPPDMQLLATETVLRQAEIIANELSTV, from the coding sequence TTGTCCAAACTCAACGAATCCGCCATCGAAGCCTTCGCCATCACATTGCTTGAGCAGCAGGGGTACACCGCTATTCATGGCCTGGATATAGCACCTGACGGTGATACTCCCGAACGTAGCGACTACGCCCAAGTATTGTTGACTGAGCGCCTGGATAAGGCGATCCGCCGTATTAATCCGCGACTGTCTGAGGACGTTTTACTTCAGGCCCGCAAAGATGTTGAGCGTGTGCAGTCGCAGGATTTGTTGGCGAACAACGAAGCTTTTCATCGTCTGTTAACCGAAGGTGTACCTGTCAGTATCCAGCAGGATGGTAATGAACGCGGCGAGCGGGTGTGGCTGATTGATTTTGATCGGCCGGAAAATAATGAATTTGCGGTAATCAGCCAATTCACAGTGATAGAAAACCATCAGAACAAACGTCCGGATCTGGTGTTGTTTGTTAACGGTGTGCCGTTGGTAGTCATTGAGCTGAAAAATGCCGGTGATGAAAACGCAAGTGTGAAAAGTGCGTTTAAGCAAATTGAAACTTATAAAGCATTGATACCGAGCCTGTTTAACAGTAATGCGTTCATTGTTATTTCTGACGGCCTTGAAGCAAAAGCCGGTTCCATTTCCTCCGGCTTATCACGTTTTATGCATTGGAAAACAGCGGACGGCAAAGCAGAAGCATCGAAACTGGTGAGTCAGTTAGAAACGCTGATTGTAGGGATGCTTCACCCAAAGACTCTGCTGGATTTAATACGGCACTTTATTGTGTTTGAAAAAAGCAGCAAAGAAGATCCGGTCAGTGGACTGATTACCATCAACACGGTTAAAAAACTGGCCGCTTATCATCAATATTACGCAGTTAATGCTGCCGTTGCGTCGACGTTGCGCGCTGCTGATATGGATGGTCATTCCATGATACATGAGAGCCCCGCAAGTTATGGTTTACCGGGTGTCAGTCATCAGCCTAAAGGCGACCGCAAAGCGGGGGTGGTATGGCATACACAGGGTTCCGGCAAGTCGCTGTCGATGGTGTTTTACACCGGTAAAATTGTGCTCGCATTGAACAACCCTACGGTATTGGTTATCACCGACCGCAACGATCTGGATGACCAGCTCTTTGATACTTTTGCTTCCTCCAAACAATTGTTGCGCCAAGAACCGGTGCAGGCGCAAGACCGAAACCATTTAAAAGAATTATTGCGTGTCGCTTCCGGCGGTGTGGTGTTTTCCACTATCCAAAAGTTCCAGCCGGAAGACGGTAATGTCTACGAACAATTATCAACCCGCAATAACATTGTGGTAATTGCCGACGAAGCACACCGGACGCAATACGGTTTTTCCGCAAAAACAGTCGATGAAAAAAATTCAAGCGGTGAAGTGATCGGTAAAAAAGTGGTTTACGGTTTTGCCAAATACCTGCGCGATGCATTGCCCAATGCGACCTATTTGGGATTTACCGGCACCCCGATTGAGAAAGCTGATGCCAATACGCCGGCAGTGTTTGGCAATTACGTCGATATCTACGATATTGCCCAAGCTGTCGAAGACGGTGCAACTGTCCGCATTTTTTATGAAAGCCGTCTGGCAAAAGTCCAGTTATCAGAGGAAGGTAAGAAACTTATTGCAGAACTGGATGAAGAACTTGGCGAAATGGAACTGAATGAAACCCAAAAAGCCAAAGCGAAATGGACAAAAATGGAAGCGCTGATCGGCAGTGAGAAGCGTATCCGTAATATTGCCAAGGATATTGTTACGCATTTTGAAGCGCGTCAAAAGGTATTCGACGGTAAAGGCATGGTGGTCAGTATGTCACGCCGCATAGCTGCAGAACTTTATGCGGAAATTATCAAGCTTCGCCCTGAATGGTATTCGGATGATTTAACCAAGGGCGTTATCAAAGTGGTGATGACCGCTGCCAGCAGCGACGGCCCATTGCTGGCAAAACACCACACCACCAAAGAGCAACGCAAATTATTAGCCGAGCGAATGAAGGATGATGACGATCCGTTGAAACTGGTGATTGTGCGCGATATGTGGTTGACCGGTTTTGATGCACCGGGAATGCATACGCTTTATATCGATAAACCGATGAAAGGCCATAATTTAATGCAGGCTATTGCACGGGTTAACCGTGTCCATAAGGATAAACCCGGTGGCTTGGTAGTTGATTATTTAGGTATTGCTGCCGACCTGAAAGAAGCCCTGTCATTTTATTCTGAAGCCGGCGGTAAAGGCGACCCCACACTGGCACAAGAGCAGGCCGTGACTCTGATGCTGGAAAAGCTTGAAGTCGTCTCTGCGCTGTTTGATGGGTTTGCTTATGAGAGTTATTTTGCGGCAGATACATCACAGAAACTGTCCATGATTCTGGCTGCCGAAGAGCATATCCTCAGCCTTGATGATGGCAAGAAACGTTACATCAAAGAGGTCACTGAATTATCACTGGCTTATGCGATTGCCATTCCCCATGAGCAGGCAATTGATGTGACGGATGAAGTCGGTTTTTTCCAGGCAGTTAAAGCGCGCCTGGTTAAATTTGACAGTACCGAAGATGGCAGTGGTAACGAGGATGTGGAAACAACCATCCGGCAGGTGATTGATAAAGCATTGGTGTCGGACAAGGTTATTGATGTGTTTGACGCTGCCGGGATTAAAAAACCGGATATATCTATCTTGTCCGAAGAGTTCCTGGCAGAGTTGAAAGATTATCAGCACAAAAATATTGCGTTGGAAGTTTTGAAAAAAATTCTCAATGATGAGCTGAAAATCCGCCTGAAAAAGAATTTGGTGGAAAGTAAAAAATTGATCGAAATGCTTGAGGAAGCGATCAAGAAATACCATAACAAAATCCTTACCGCTGCGGAGGTAATGGATGCGCTGATCAGTATCAGTAAGGAAATCACTGCATCAGATGAAACTGCAAAGCAAATGGGGCTTTCGGATTTTGAATATGCGTTCTATACCGCGGTTGCAGACAATGACTCTGCCAAGGAATTGATGCAACAGGATACCTTGCGTGAGCTTGCCGTGGTGTTAACCCAGCGGGTGCGTGAAAATGCGAGTATTGATTGGACAATAAAAGAAAGCGTCAAAGCGAAACTGAAAGTCATTGTGAAACGTACTTTGCGGCAATTCGGCTATCCGCCGGATATGCAGTTGTTGGCGACAGAAACGGTATTACGGCAAGCTGAGATAATTGCGAATGAACTTTCAACTGTATAA
- the abiEi gene encoding type IV toxin-antitoxin system AbiEi family antitoxin, giving the protein MHQTTAIQRLAACDKTGRYVFTYRDLAKIFPEDSVRTLQAGLKRLVQQGILINPAKGIYLYSLSRHKDSNTLEQIAKTIRRGEYNYVSLESALSEYGAISQIPIDRLTVMTTGRKGEYKTSFGTIEFTHTKRPVSDIVSNRIDVGRPLKLASKAAAYRDLKRVGRNTHLVEEQVIYEDH; this is encoded by the coding sequence ATGCATCAAACAACCGCCATTCAGCGCCTTGCAGCCTGCGATAAGACCGGCCGGTATGTTTTTACCTATAGAGACTTGGCCAAGATCTTTCCGGAAGACAGCGTCCGTACCTTGCAGGCCGGGCTGAAACGCCTGGTACAACAAGGGATTTTAATCAATCCGGCAAAGGGCATTTATCTGTATAGCCTGTCCCGACACAAAGACAGCAATACCCTCGAACAGATCGCCAAGACCATCCGCCGGGGCGAATACAACTACGTCAGCCTGGAATCGGCATTGTCCGAGTACGGTGCCATCTCCCAGATTCCGATAGATCGTTTAACGGTGATGACTACCGGGCGCAAAGGCGAATATAAAACCTCTTTCGGCACTATCGAATTTACCCATACCAAACGCCCGGTTAGCGATATTGTCAGCAATCGCATCGATGTCGGCCGCCCGCTGAAACTGGCCAGTAAAGCTGCCGCCTATCGCGATTTAAAACGGGTCGGCCGAAATACCCATCTGGTTGAAGAGCAGGTTATTTATGAAGATCACTGA
- a CDS encoding nucleotidyl transferase AbiEii/AbiGii toxin family protein gives MKITEDDFTQLVNKAMQDNNVTHMRPVIEKELLHYDILFCLEDSGLLDNLVFQGGTSLRLCRGGNRFSEDLDFAGGKDFSSGMLSKMKNCLQDYLGKRYGLEVLIKEPSTLKESAEYAELNIDKWQISIITAPDRKEVPRQRIKIEVANVPAYTKEAVPLKVNYDFLPDGYEDTLIFTETLDEVMADKLVSLPATQRYVRYRDIWDLSWLKQQGAVVQPELVQRKITDYRLTDYPDRLELMINKIPDIVASTDFKNEMKRFLPTDVYDRTLGKEKFEGFLVNTVTGLFKELKKALSGQQVEPEFRL, from the coding sequence ATGAAGATCACTGAAGACGATTTTACCCAACTGGTCAATAAAGCCATGCAGGACAATAATGTCACGCATATGCGCCCTGTTATTGAAAAGGAACTGCTGCACTACGACATTTTGTTTTGCCTGGAAGACAGCGGGCTTCTGGATAATCTGGTGTTTCAGGGCGGCACCTCGCTTCGCTTGTGTCGAGGGGGAAACCGTTTCAGTGAAGATCTGGACTTCGCCGGCGGCAAAGATTTTTCATCAGGTATGCTCAGTAAAATGAAAAATTGCCTTCAGGATTATTTGGGGAAAAGGTACGGCCTTGAAGTCCTGATTAAAGAACCTTCAACCTTAAAAGAAAGTGCGGAATACGCCGAACTGAACATTGATAAATGGCAAATCTCAATAATCACCGCACCGGATCGAAAAGAGGTGCCAAGGCAACGCATCAAAATCGAAGTTGCCAATGTTCCTGCTTATACCAAAGAAGCTGTACCGCTCAAGGTTAACTACGATTTTTTGCCGGACGGCTATGAAGACACCCTGATCTTTACTGAAACCCTGGATGAAGTCATGGCCGACAAATTGGTTTCTCTGCCCGCCACACAAAGATATGTGCGCTATCGCGATATTTGGGATTTATCATGGCTAAAACAACAAGGTGCCGTTGTGCAGCCGGAGCTGGTCCAGCGAAAAATTACCGATTACCGTCTGACAGATTACCCCGACCGGCTTGAGTTGATGATCAATAAAATTCCCGACATAGTTGCAAGCACTGATTTTAAAAATGAAATGAAACGTTTCCTCCCGACGGATGTTTATGACCGCACCTTGGGGAAGGAAAAATTTGAAGGTTTTTTGGTTAATACCGTTACGGGTTTGTTTAAGGAGCTTAAAAAAGCATTATCTGGGCAGCAGGTTGAACCTGAGTTCAGATTGTGA
- a CDS encoding DUF4209 domain-containing protein → MNSMDSTDNNQNITVQDFSECVNKIPLEGLIATDYPLMAEHFHKESVKSNKENKIIHEKIFRLLYEAAGMMLTPGSINEPFQPFFIMQGRRSAIPDDFTEQDITFFSEIVDQITNPILKARIADLLWHLQRPRNIRFALTAIDCYRSIPLERAGWISGNDKCWERAISLCRMLKEGAGDRLAQIETSILQRINTAVMDDGFLALWLADLLKRYQLAHKQQDLIAEKLQSLAENFDGANDLRRSQDYFRAAAEWYKAAQNQEKYAAMTVAYAEAWMKEAEQHESQLVASGFFEKAIQILRSIPRQQRHAHNVDGLITKLLKKLRESGEKSLDEMKKIQSPKIDITEIVNQARSSVAGKDFADAFFAFAGIYGEVKVSELKESSTKLLQQSIARQLFGSVQLSKDGRVTAKRPASGFTADGSQEDPALWAQMLDTYKLHIGITVQGCIIPAHEVLLLEHRLSEHTFVDLARRSPIVPHGRESLFGKALFAGYECDFTTSLHLLVPQIEHMVRYHLKQAGVKTTNLDKEGIENEIGLSSLMDIPETLQLFDEDLVFELKALFCDPLGPNLRNEVAHGLLDDRDSQSIYAIYAWWFTFRFLFTTFWNGLRQPPE, encoded by the coding sequence ATGAATAGCATGGACTCAACTGATAACAATCAAAATATTACCGTTCAGGATTTTTCTGAATGTGTCAACAAAATACCGTTGGAAGGACTAATAGCAACGGATTATCCTTTGATGGCTGAACATTTTCATAAAGAATCAGTAAAATCCAACAAAGAAAATAAAATAATTCACGAAAAAATATTTCGGTTGTTGTACGAAGCAGCCGGAATGATGCTGACACCGGGAAGCATTAATGAACCATTCCAACCTTTCTTTATCATGCAAGGTCGTCGTTCTGCCATTCCCGATGATTTTACTGAACAGGACATCACATTTTTCTCAGAAATCGTCGATCAGATAACCAATCCCATACTGAAAGCCCGAATTGCCGATCTGCTATGGCACCTTCAGCGTCCGCGTAACATCCGATTTGCCCTGACAGCCATCGATTGTTACCGCTCAATTCCCCTTGAACGCGCCGGCTGGATCAGCGGCAACGATAAATGCTGGGAAAGAGCCATCAGTCTTTGTCGTATGCTTAAAGAGGGCGCAGGAGACCGTTTGGCCCAGATAGAAACTTCAATCCTGCAACGAATCAACACCGCCGTTATGGATGACGGGTTTCTGGCCTTGTGGCTGGCTGACCTTTTGAAAAGGTACCAACTTGCCCACAAGCAACAAGATTTAATCGCTGAAAAATTACAATCACTGGCAGAGAATTTTGACGGAGCAAATGATCTCCGTCGATCCCAGGATTATTTCAGGGCAGCCGCGGAATGGTACAAAGCCGCACAGAATCAAGAAAAATATGCAGCGATGACAGTTGCATACGCTGAAGCCTGGATGAAAGAAGCAGAACAGCACGAGAGTCAATTGGTTGCATCCGGCTTTTTTGAAAAAGCCATTCAGATATTGCGCTCCATACCCAGGCAGCAACGTCACGCACATAATGTCGATGGATTGATAACCAAGCTCCTAAAGAAGCTGCGAGAATCCGGAGAAAAATCTTTGGATGAAATGAAAAAAATTCAATCGCCAAAAATTGATATTACAGAAATAGTCAATCAAGCTCGCAGCTCTGTTGCAGGGAAGGATTTTGCGGACGCCTTTTTTGCCTTTGCCGGTATTTACGGTGAAGTTAAGGTATCGGAATTAAAAGAATCATCAACAAAACTGTTACAGCAAAGCATAGCCCGACAACTATTCGGCAGCGTTCAGCTCTCAAAAGACGGCCGAGTTACCGCAAAACGCCCCGCGTCCGGCTTTACCGCAGACGGTTCACAAGAAGACCCCGCTTTATGGGCGCAAATGCTTGATACCTACAAATTACACATTGGTATTACAGTGCAGGGTTGCATCATACCCGCCCATGAAGTTCTGCTGTTGGAGCATCGACTTTCTGAACATACCTTTGTTGACCTCGCCAGGCGTTCACCCATTGTACCCCACGGCAGAGAATCCCTATTCGGGAAAGCATTATTTGCCGGTTATGAGTGTGACTTTACTACTTCCTTACATTTATTGGTGCCGCAGATTGAACATATGGTTCGTTATCACCTTAAACAGGCAGGTGTTAAAACTACGAACCTCGACAAAGAAGGAATCGAAAATGAAATCGGCCTCAGTTCGTTAATGGATATTCCTGAAACACTACAGTTATTTGACGAAGATTTGGTATTTGAACTGAAGGCATTGTTTTGTGATCCGTTAGGTCCGAATCTACGCAATGAAGTTGCTCACGGGTTGCTCGATGACAGGGATAGCCAATCTATATATGCCATTTACGCTTGGTGGTTTACGTTCCGGTTTTTATTTACTACTTTTTGGAACGGTTTGCGGCAACCACCAGAGTAA
- a CDS encoding DUF6932 family protein, translated as MASGDRKDKLTYPPLFEAGFTHVSEADIERVFVGVAESSRRKMLASQLRLFIQKLRSLGVKGELWIDGSFSTKNLEPMDIDLLLVIPRIVLSAMTEENLKELDELTGNRELTRARWSCDLYVIESSNIARRKYYEDFFSQNPDKDNRKGIPVIKL; from the coding sequence ATGGCCTCTGGTGATAGAAAAGACAAGTTGACCTATCCGCCCCTTTTTGAAGCAGGTTTTACCCATGTTTCAGAGGCGGATATAGAGCGAGTTTTTGTTGGTGTTGCTGAGAGTTCCAGGCGGAAAATGCTTGCTTCACAATTGCGGCTTTTCATTCAAAAACTTCGATCTTTGGGTGTAAAAGGTGAACTTTGGATTGACGGCTCTTTCTCCACTAAAAACCTGGAGCCAATGGATATTGATCTTCTGTTGGTTATTCCAAGAATTGTTTTGTCAGCTATGACGGAAGAAAACCTAAAAGAGCTCGATGAGTTGACGGGTAATAGGGAACTAACTCGTGCTCGATGGAGTTGCGACCTTTATGTTATCGAATCCAGCAATATCGCCAGAAGAAAGTATTATGAAGATTTTTTCTCCCAAAACCCCGACAAAGACAATAGAAAAGGCATTCCGGTGATAAAGCTATGA
- a CDS encoding restriction endonuclease subunit S, whose protein sequence is MSEWREFTLGKLIDDGIADLQTGPFGTMLKASEYSDVGTPVIAVQDIGENRLIHNKFVYVEQNIVTRLSRYKVKEGDIIFGRKGAVERRARIRKDEDGWLQGSDCIRLRFNSRINSIFISYQFGSKSYREWMIQNSTGATMPSLNQSVLKLLPIRLPPIEEQKAIADILSSFDDKIDLLHRQNKTLESMAETLFRQWFVEDAQEDWEEKGLLELVDLVGGGTPKTSINEYWCGDIPWLSGGDIATHHKGFISRSEKNITQIGLENSSAKLLTKLATVISARGTVGKHCLLASEMTFSQSNYGILPKIKNCYYFTYLLIGHIVEELQSAAYGSVFDTITTATFRDATFKTPSEELIFAFEEVVKGYFEKKLFNQQQIHILEKIRDGLLPKLMNGEITVV, encoded by the coding sequence ATGAGTGAGTGGCGTGAATTTACTTTAGGAAAGTTAATTGATGACGGCATTGCTGATCTTCAAACAGGACCTTTTGGCACTATGCTCAAGGCCTCTGAGTACTCAGATGTGGGAACGCCAGTAATTGCTGTTCAAGATATTGGAGAAAATAGGCTTATCCATAATAAATTCGTTTATGTGGAGCAAAATATTGTTACACGTCTTTCGCGATATAAAGTAAAGGAAGGGGATATTATTTTTGGCCGAAAGGGGGCTGTTGAGCGTCGAGCTAGAATTCGAAAGGATGAAGATGGATGGTTGCAAGGAAGTGACTGTATTCGTTTGCGATTCAATAGCAGAATTAATTCTATATTTATCTCGTACCAATTTGGAAGTAAATCTTATAGAGAATGGATGATCCAAAATTCAACTGGTGCGACGATGCCATCACTCAATCAATCAGTTCTTAAATTATTGCCGATTAGATTGCCACCAATCGAAGAACAAAAAGCCATCGCAGATATCCTTAGTAGTTTCGACGATAAAATCGACCTGCTACACCGCCAAAACAAAACCCTTGAATCTATGGCAGAAACCTTGTTTCGTCAGTGGTTTGTGGAAGATGCTCAGGAGGATTGGGAAGAAAAAGGCTTACTAGAGCTGGTAGATCTTGTTGGTGGTGGAACACCCAAAACATCAATAAATGAATATTGGTGTGGAGATATTCCTTGGTTATCTGGTGGGGATATTGCAACACACCACAAAGGTTTTATTTCTCGGTCAGAAAAAAATATCACTCAGATTGGGTTGGAAAACAGCTCAGCAAAACTGCTAACAAAATTGGCCACAGTAATTTCCGCAAGAGGTACGGTTGGTAAGCATTGTCTGCTAGCTAGCGAAATGACATTCAGTCAATCTAATTACGGCATACTTCCAAAAATTAAAAATTGCTATTACTTCACCTATCTTTTGATAGGCCATATAGTTGAAGAACTCCAATCCGCAGCTTATGGAAGTGTATTCGATACCATAACAACAGCAACCTTTCGTGATGCTACGTTTAAAACTCCGTCAGAAGAGTTGATTTTTGCATTTGAAGAAGTAGTGAAAGGGTATTTTGAAAAAAAGCTTTTTAATCAGCAGCAAATTCATATTCTTGAAAAAATACGCGATGGCCTTCTGCCAAAGCTAATGAATGGCGAAATTACTGTTGTGTAG
- a CDS encoding RNA-binding domain-containing protein, giving the protein MTLWEQIQQGESKTLELKQQLPRRDQIAKTVIAFANTGGGKLIIGVDDDRQVVGIAEDDIFTLQDQIVSLIADGCHPTILPDIYTANLGGKLVLVVEVFRGNLLPYFLKHEGKVSGTYLRIGATNRPADREYILELERQKRNQSFDEETGYEQVLDELDLTPLEQRFSAQGKHLNPEKLQNLKLVHEEQGRLYPTHGLMILLGRYEHVITQCARFKGTDMSVFIDRKEYTGDLFSQLEQTEAFIKNHIHLRGEIKGLQRTDTYEIPTAALREALINAFVHRDYTNRGRDIKVGIYDDIVNIVSPGGFPSGITHTTLGEGRSEIRNRTIARVFKELGYIEQWGSGLQRIKNTCLQQGLKEPQVREAGDFVDVEFYRPELAEADAAATESDIKTPENVQNRTITTDCDRLRPITTDCDTLHPDETAILLYLLDHPKIDRKQALTLLNIKDTRAKALFNDLLDKSLIERHGQGRSTYYVLVKKVEGRDE; this is encoded by the coding sequence ATGACCTTGTGGGAGCAAATACAACAGGGCGAAAGCAAAACCCTGGAGCTGAAACAGCAACTGCCCAGGCGCGACCAGATCGCAAAAACGGTTATTGCCTTTGCCAATACCGGCGGCGGTAAACTGATTATCGGGGTGGATGATGACCGGCAGGTTGTCGGCATTGCCGAAGACGATATTTTCACCTTGCAGGATCAGATCGTATCGCTGATAGCCGATGGCTGCCACCCCACCATCCTGCCGGACATCTACACCGCCAACCTGGGCGGCAAACTGGTACTGGTCGTCGAGGTGTTTCGCGGCAACCTCCTGCCCTACTTCCTCAAACACGAAGGCAAAGTCAGCGGCACCTACCTGCGCATCGGCGCCACCAATCGCCCGGCGGACCGTGAATACATCCTTGAGCTGGAACGGCAAAAGCGCAACCAAAGCTTTGATGAGGAAACCGGTTACGAGCAGGTGCTGGACGAGCTAGACCTCACACCGTTGGAACAGCGTTTTTCCGCTCAAGGCAAGCACCTGAATCCGGAAAAACTGCAAAACCTCAAACTGGTACACGAAGAGCAAGGCCGGCTTTACCCTACCCACGGCCTGATGATCCTGCTCGGCCGATATGAGCATGTGATCACCCAATGCGCCCGCTTCAAAGGCACGGATATGAGCGTATTTATCGACCGTAAGGAATACACCGGCGACCTGTTCAGCCAGCTTGAGCAAACCGAAGCCTTTATCAAAAACCACATCCACTTGCGCGGCGAAATCAAAGGGCTACAGCGTACCGATACCTACGAAATCCCCACAGCCGCCCTGCGCGAAGCCCTGATCAATGCCTTTGTCCACCGCGACTACACCAACCGGGGGCGGGATATTAAAGTCGGTATTTACGACGACATCGTCAATATCGTCTCCCCCGGCGGCTTTCCCAGCGGCATTACCCATACAACCCTGGGCGAAGGCCGCTCCGAAATCCGCAACCGCACCATCGCCCGCGTCTTCAAGGAACTGGGCTACATTGAACAATGGGGCAGCGGCTTGCAGCGCATCAAAAACACCTGCCTGCAACAGGGCCTGAAAGAACCGCAGGTTCGGGAAGCCGGCGACTTTGTGGATGTGGAATTCTACCGCCCGGAACTGGCTGAAGCCGATGCAGCCGCGACCGAATCCGATATAAAAACCCCCGAAAACGTCCAAAACCGGACGATTACGACCGATTGCGACCGATTGCGACCGATTACGACCGATTGCGATACCCTGCATCCAGATGAAACCGCCATACTCCTGTACCTGCTGGATCATCCTAAAATAGATCGGAAGCAAGCCCTGACTCTGTTAAACATTAAGGACACCAGAGCCAAAGCACTGTTTAACGATCTTCTGGACAAAAGCCTGATCGAACGCCACGGGCAAGGGCGCAGCACCTATTATGTGTTGGTGAAAAAAGTGGAGGGGCGGGATGAGTGA